From Triticum urartu cultivar G1812 chromosome 2, Tu2.1, whole genome shotgun sequence, a single genomic window includes:
- the LOC125540193 gene encoding uncharacterized protein LOC125540193, whose amino-acid sequence MLHQSPMEEEEEEEEELELEEEEEEEEDEEVEEEEEEEEDEEELEEEEDDEELRMTVQVSFLCDQIGDLVLELLKMVPDEEPGNQLLSSVTRLNRLQWITDSINNFVSEIQVRVSREQMIERTRKEKEEQKRFLQQGQEVRTSEKKQEQERTLEEREINGQVMVAGGRLVTMATDRGLEGEAVISEAAAAAAEYKEEAFARFRRAWECRQGANSFEDLTLLSPMLFTHCTPGFKPVDAVLPRTMQICSIKVTDLKYFKWPLQVYGVVAARDAVDGRRNPIFLCPRDDCQILNEANPFLHLTGPIRAIVSEEPVDIEIQLIIKGKTASEDRALVRDAFLYDGDVGHSRDGFRTSIIEKTFCTLELCSQQLKRSVQATIFGVHVVDEKLTPFQYGVRVVCYTFSEREIEEVNVSKSRKIVLLDSKARRKCAVKGGYLNLSRQILSVEFGGKLEVLIQAYTPTGDIAAQGLVFVVPKTYNTSQHVCELGGFKVEFTIAWSLLVEDEEHILMNGCVDPLASCPPMNPSFFNEGLSSSNGGLLM is encoded by the exons ATGTTACACCAATCGCcgatggaagaggaagaggaagaggaagaggagctggagctggaggaggaggaggaggaggaggaagatgaggaggtagaagaagaagaagaagaggaggaggatgaagaggaattggaggaggaggaagacgacgagGAATTACGCATGACTGTTCAGGTATCCTTCTTGTGCGACCAGATCGGCGACCTGGTACTAGAACTTCTGAAGATGGTTCCAGATGAAGAGCCGGGAAATCAATTGCTGTCCTCGGTCACAAGGCTAAATAGATTGCAGTGGATCACAGACAGCATCAACAATTTCGTCTCAGAAATTCAGGTGAGGGTGTCGAGGGAACAAATGATAGAGAGAACACGCAAAGAGAAAGAGGAACAGAAGAGATTCCTCCAACAGGGCCAGGAGGTGAGGACCTCGGAGAAGAAACAGGAGCAGGAGAGGACCTTGGAGGAGAGGGAAATCAACGGACAAGTGATGGTCGCCGGAGGCAGATTAGTCACTATGGCAACGGACAGGGGCTTGGAGGGTGAAGCGGTGATCAGCGAGgccgcagccgcagccgcggaGTACAAGGAGGAGGCTTTTGCTCGCTTCCGTAGGGCCTGGGAGTGTCGCCAAGGTGCCAACAGCTTCGAAGACCTCA CTTTGTTGAGTCCCATGCTCTTTACACACTGTACACCGGGATTCAAGCCAGTAGACGCTGTCCTCCCAAGGACTATGCAGATCTGTTCTATCAAAGTTACTGACTTGAAATACTTTAAATGGCCACTGCAAGTATATGGTGTGGTTGCCGCCCGAGATGCTGTGGATGGGCGTCGCAACCCCATCTTCCTTTGTCCAAGGGATGACTGCCAAATCCTCAATGAAGCG AATCCTTTTTTGCATTTGACCGGCCCAATTCGTGCAATTGTGTCTGAGGAGCCCGTTGACATTGAAATCCAGTTAATAATAAAGGGCAAAACGGCGTCTGAAGACAGAGCATTGGTGAGGGATGCCTTTTTATACGATGGTGATGTCGGTCATTCTCGTGACGGTTTCCGAACTAGCATTATTGAAAAAACCTTTTGCACACTAGAGTTATGTTCTCAGCAACTTAAACGTTCGGTTCAAGCCACTATCTTTGGTGTTCATGTTGTTGATGAGAAGTTAACACCTTTTCAATATGGAGTCCGAGTTGTTTGCTACACATTTTCTGAGCGTGAGATTGAAGAAGTCAATGTGTCCAAGTCAAGGAAAATTGTATTGCTTGATTCAAAAGCTAGAAGAAAGTGTGCAGTTAAAGGTGGTTATCTAAATCTGTCAAGGCAAATTCTATCCGTAGAATTTGGCGGAAAGCTAGAAGTTCTTATTCAAGCATACACACCGACTGGAGACATCGCTGCACAAGGACTTGTATTTGTGGTACCCAAAACATACAACACAAGTCAACATGTATGTGAGCTTGGCGGCTTCAAGGTGGAGTTTACCATTGCTTGGTCCCTCCTTGTTGAAGATGAGGAGCATATCTTGATGAATGGATGTGTGGATCCTTTGGCATCGTGTCCACCTATGAACCCCTCTTTTTTCAACGAGGGGCTATCTTCTTCCAATGGTGGTTTGTTGATGTAA